The nucleotide window TTCAGccactgagcccacgcgcctcagCTCCCGTGGTCCCGCCAGACCTCTCCTTTAAGTAACACGTTACACTTCCTTCTTCCCCCACTGGAGTGAGTTAGACGAGAGAACGCTGGGAAATCAACTTAAACTGCTCTTCACACCAGCTACTGTCCTTCACATTGAAGCTGAGACTGGAGTTGGGAGATGGCCCTGCGCACCCCCCGGACTTCCCTCTGCTCAAGCCGGGGACTCACTTTCTCTCCCAGGAAAAGTAGTTCACGTCTCCTGCCGTCACTACTCTCCTTCTGGAGGATGGCAGTGGCCTTAAAATAAAGCAGCATCACTGCCAGGGGCAGCCTCCGAACGTGCCTCGTGGCGCCCGTGGAAGAGCAAGTGGGATCCACACCCCAGCTAAGGGCAGGCGCAGCGTGTGCAGCTGCCCTTCACCGCAGATGCATGCACGTGTGGTGGAGGCGAGACCCCAGGACGAAACAGCCCAGGAGACAGTCCCCAGGGGCAGGTGTGCCCAGCAGGGCCCTCAGGAGTGGCAACCGCGATCACCACATGGTCACCGGGTGGGGCAGCAGGGCCCTGAGATGGCCTGGGGGCAGCAGGGCTACGGGCGAAGAAGGAGCCACAGCAGGGGAATTAGGCAAAAACCCTTCCCTTGTCAAAGAGGACGCGTAGTTCCCAACATATGATGACACAATTGCATAtgtattgtttaaaaagaaaacaggtgaGTTCACAAATTGCTTCCGGACACCGAGAAATCAACTCTGACTGCTTTCCATCTGGGCAGCGCCTAAACTCGGGCTTTGCAGTATCTCAGGTACGTTACAGTCTTCTGACAGAGGCCCAGCACTTCAGAATCCCTGGGGTGGCTGTGGAGAAAGAATGTTACTGGCGACCGACATTAGGACAACATTTCGGGTTACAGGAACAGATCTAGGCGTTCACACTGTACCCGCATTTAAGCCTTCAAGCTGACTCCTAAATACTTCTGTTaacatatttacatttctttttggtttaagGAAAACATTACTTTAGAGCAAACTGCTGTGGCTGTAGGTGAGGAGCTCCGCGGCTGCGCTTTCCTTTCCTGCCGCACATCTGCGGCCCGCACGAGCGTGGAGCCTGGCCCCCGGCTTGGCCTGACTTCAGCTTTACCCACCACAAGGCACCCCCAAAGCCCGCATCGGAAGCTTCGAGTGGCCCAATGATACGATCCTTTTCCCGTTGGCTTCAAAAGCCATTGTGACCAAATGCTTTCACCCATGAGGCAGAGTTGATTGGAATAATGAAAAACACTTTTTCAAAAACCATTTCATGAGGTAGCTGAGATCAAATCCCAAATCCACAGCAGACACAAAGGCGCTTAATAAGTGCTCaggcattttaaatgtatttttaagcgCAAACCGTGACAGTGCCTAACGATGCTCTTTCTTCCCAAATCCCAAAGGTGCATGCAAGCCTTGTGAGGAGGCCCCCAGGGTGAGAGCAgcagggggctgggaggaggggaagctGGACAGGGGCCAAGGGCGGGCGTCTAGGGTGCTCCCCACACGACCCAAGGGCAGGCGGTTCAGGCAGGCACCACCGAGTAGGGCGCAGAagggcagggctggcctgggCAGGGCCGGCTGCAGCAGGGGGCCCTCCACGGCCACCTCCAAGTGCCTTCCAGCAGACCTCGCACGGGGAAAGGCAGTGAGGCCGACGCCGGTAGTGTGGCTTTCACGGCAGCTCCCGCAGCGCGCACATCCAGCACTCACgctcgctcacacacacacacacacacacacacacacacacacacacacacgagcgcGCGCGTGCACACTCCCCAGCCTGCGGCGCAGAAGCTGGGAGTGGGGCTGCTGGGGTCTCGGGGGGGCCTGGATCCACCGGGACACCCCTTCCTGTCCGCGGGCAGGGGCGCCAAGGGCTCAGCTAGGTCTCCGTGGTGCAGCTGCCGTAGGCCAGAGGAGGTGAGGCCGGGAGGCCACCCCAGCGCCTGGCGCCAGGCGGGGGCTCCGCGCGCCCCTGCTCTTTGTATTTACCCAGAATGCCTCTGGCTTCTTCTGCATCCCGCAAAGGGCTCTCTCCGTACTCCTCCTTCAGCCACTGGCGGAACTGGAGAAGTGAAACAAACCAGGACGTCACACAGCTCATCCCCTACACTCCCACCTGTTACCTGATGGTGTAGGTTTGCCCCTATGAACAGGGGGCCAAGGGGCATCGGGCAGTCAGCTCTGAGGCTGGCCAGCCAGTGTCTAGCAAGAGAAATGACTGCTTCTTCCAGGTTCTGGCCTGAGAACGTGAAAGCAAGCCTGACCAAGGAAACGGTACTTGACCCCaaggcagagaaacagaaactaacatggggCCTGAGGACAGTGGGAAAAGGGAATGACCGCAGCGGCTGGTGGACGAGTGGCCAGTGATACTGCAGAGGGGCTGAAGGGGTGTCCTTGGACCAGCCGACCTCTGGGGGCCTTTCCAGCCTCCACAAGTCTAGGCGGGCACGGAAAGACGGAGGTGTGTTCCCAGCCCCTGAGCACGCTCACCTGACAGACCTGGTGTTCCTCAAACTCCTGCAGCTGCCTCTGGAAGCCCAGGTTGGGGTTTGCACAGGACCTCCCCGCACGCACAGTGCGCAGGGCATCTTCCCAGCCGAAGTCGGTGACCGTCATGATGTATGCGACCACCAGAGTCACACTCCTGGAGACGCCGGCCAGGCTGCAGGGCCAAGAACCACACAGGCAAGGGAGGGTCGGGGACTCTGAAGGCTCACTGCGGAAGCCTGCCTGCCCTGGAGTGCGAGTGCACAGCAAGCCAGCACGTTACTAGGAAATTACTCAGAACATACCAGCTCTGTCTCCTTTATGACACTAGAATCTCAGGCATCCTTTACCTGTGTAGCCTCatttttttattggttttctaCTGGCTGTGTCTCCGGACACTTCACTGTCTGATTCCCTATTGCTCCTGAGCTCCTCTTCAGATAGTCCCCGTTTCCCTGGACAGATAAAGTAACTAAAGGACATCCAGGGACTGGAGGGGTCCAGGATCTGAGCAACAAACCCAGTTATAATCTGCAGCCGTTCAGACAGCTTCACGTTTTTAGAGTCTGGTTTTCTTAGGGATATCAGGGCCAAGTCTGTAACTTAAAAAACTCATTAAATACAGAAGCCCTTACCAAATATTTTGTGATCCTCTTCACATACATAAGCAGAGTGCCAGCGTGGGCACGCTCTGCAGGCCATAACGGTCAATTTTCTCTCACAGGCTGAGTAAGGGACCGATTTTAAATGCACATGCAAATTACGGCAGTCACAGAGAGGTTGTGCTGCGTCAGACTTGGAGTGCTCAGCAACGGTTTAAGATGGGGAAGTTTAgcaaatttctcatttttagaaAAGCCTATCTTCAGATTGACACAACTGTATGAGATACAAATTCCTAGAACATCAGGCCTGCAcatattcaaatataaataataataacagtaaaaaacCACTCTCAAGTAGCGGTTCTTCCTGCGTATCAGAAAAACTGAGAGAGCGTTAAAAAACATACATACTCTTGGGCTGCACCCGGGCAGATGCTCTCACCAGGCACAGGACTCCAGAGCCCCTTGAAACGGCTCTGACTGCGCCGCAAAGCGTTTTGAAGCAAATGTCACAAAACCTGCACTTTGTGTTTATCACATGTCCtgctctttttaaaagtaaaatgaaaatgggCAGCGATGAAACGAGGGCCCACATTCCCTGAGTGCTTGCGACGTGTCAGGTGCGGGGCACCGTGCTTGAGTTCTGTGTCTcagagaagctttctctgcacgATGTGTGcacaggtgtatgtgtgtgtaccacGCAGACGGCAGCTGAATGCAGGTGGAGAGCTGCATAGGAACGGCTCAATTCTAAGAGTCTATTCAGTTCTCTTTAAAGCAAAGTGTAAGCCCCAAACACGTAAAAGCTCCAATCTATAAACTGAGAAGAAATGGTCATTTTGGTGTGACACCCACACGTGCAATCTAAACTCTCCAGCAAGAAGCAGTGCTTTGAATGGGCACCGGGCAGAGCCCATACTCTGTCGGGATCTCGGAGGAAGGCTGGAAAAGGAGTTTCTATGTCGTGACCTCAACAGTCCCTGCAGAAACCtaactgagaaaatgaaaatcctaagtgaaaaggaaagaaaaaatgtacgGTTCTCTTTGCACAAAAGCAAAGGACGACTAACAAGCAGGTGGGGTCAGGTGGGGTGTGCACTGGGCGTTTGGGGGAGGTAAGCAGAACAGGCCAGGGGTCATCCGGCAGGGGCACACGTACCAGTGAACAAGGCAGCCCTCACCTCGCAGGCGGCACTCGTGGATGAATTGAATACTTTCTTTGAAATGTCTTATCCTGGGGTGAGGAAAAAGGAGAGACGTGACATCTCTGTACTTTACTCAACACATGATGAAAAGAAAACTCCACTGAGGTTTATTGTAAAGGTCTTGAGTTCACAGCTTCAGACCCCAGCCACCGACCGGGGCTAGAACGGCCTCGGCTTTGAATCCGACCCACACCGCTGAGGTCCGGGAGGGCAGCCCATCCGCTGGAATTGTCAGAAGTTCTCTGCAAGGGATCCCTGAAACACACAGTTGCCACTGACTTGTTGGGGGGTGGGTCCTGCCCAGCCCCATGGTCGGTTTGGGTCCCTCAACACTCAGCAGTACCGTGACCTGCTTACCAGCCACCCAGGCGAGGGAGGTGCCCACCCAGTGTGGGCTCCCTGAGCCCTAAAGCCAGTTCACTTCTGACCGTCTGTGGATAGGTCCTGTCTGCCCGTCCTCCAGGCCGGGGAAGGGGAACTGCTGCTCCAGTCCCGCTCGGCCTCACTGGATATGGGACTTCGGGAATATCACCTGGCTTCCCTTAACCTCACTTAGAAAGTGGGAGCTATGTGTCACAGGCTGGGACGAAGAAACATATAACAATGTGCTTTGCAAACTCTGAGGTCCTGCATGAAGATGAAACCATGATCTTTTCTCCTGACCCTCGGCTTTTATAGGACCCCCTTCCCCTGTCCCTGGTTCCTGCCCAGCTGTGTGCACCAGCATGTTCTAGATGGGTAGGTGGGTTAAGTACACGTACTCTGAGGGGAACTACAGAGGACGTGCTTTTCGATGTCTCCTGCCTTTGAATGGCTTATAATGCAGCAAAACACCTAAAGATGCCCATGGACTAAAGTCACAACACCTACTGAGTACTGATTATTTAGCAGGGACTCTGCTAAGATGCAAGAGATTCAGAGCTGAATAAAATGTGGTTCCCAGCCACACACACTAGGTCTGCTGTCTCATGTCAGGGTGAATGAATCCAGTAAGAATGGGGAAATTCAGGTGGTGGGACAAGCCAACTCAGCCAGCTATCGACTGCAGAGGAAACTCAGCAACCTAAGTGCCGGTGCCCGGCTAGATTAGGGCAGCTGGCACAGAGGAAACTCTAGTGGCAGGCCTGATGCCGCCATGTGTGGAGGGGCCAGGCTCCCACCCGCAGACTCTAGACTCTCACCTGAAACCTGACTATAGAGCAGGGCAAGGGGTGCTTCTGCTGACTTTCCCAGGGGCAAACGCTCCAGGTGTAAACGTACAAAGTAAGCAGGGCGCCGCGACGCTACTCCCCCAACCGACCTGTTGTAAAACAGGCAAGGAAAGATTCCTGCTGTGATCCTGAAATCCGAGGAGACCTCCTCGGAGCAGGGCTGTGAGGCAGAAGCCAGGAAGGCCAGGCAGCAGAGCAGGGAGGGGCGGAGGGTGTGGCCCTGGAGGCGAGGCTGCCCGTGCACAGGCAGGAGTGACGGTCCAGGGCGGGGAGCGCCGCCCATCCTGTCTCTCAGCAGGCGGAGCTGGCGGTGAACTCTTCTGATGATTGGGAAGTGCTGGGGCTGAGGGGGTCTCCTCTGTCACCCTGAGGCTGTCGGGGCAGCAGTTCCCAGTCCCTCGGAGGCCCGTCTTCCCTCCAGTTCCGGCCACAGAGAAGTAAAGGGGAGGCTGTGGGCTGGGGGCCCCTCCCGATAAAAGGAAGGGCATCTCTGCCCCAGGCTTCCTGCCAGGGGACTGGGAAGTGGCTCATGCCCAGAGTTGCGTCAGCCGCTCTGCGACCACAGGTGGCAGGCCTCCGGGGTGGAAGGGGGCTCCAGGAGCTGCTGCCCAGACCTGGAGCACCCACCCCAGGCTTCTTGGGCAGGGAGTGAAGTAAATCAATGTCTTTATAACTTAAAACACTGTCAATCAGATATTCTGCTATTTACAGCCAAGCACTGTCTACCTGATATTAACAAGTGCAACGGTTTTAAAGACACTGAGCCACTCATGTGGCCGAGGAGTGGCTACAGGCGGCCCGTCCACCCTCTGCCTCGTGGAATCCCATGCAGACACGCCAGAGGGTGGGCAGGTTTGACTGCAGGTCCAGGGCTAGGCAGTTCGCCCAGGACCCAGGCTCATCTCAACTGCAGGCTAGTGGCCTCCGTACCCTAGGCTGGCCACACTGCAGTATCCAAGGGTTCCCAAGAGGCCTCTCCACGCCTGCAGCCCATGCTCTAGCCTGTGCTCTGTGGGGCTCTTTCTGGTCCAGGAGAGCTGTGTCTGAGATGAGACAGGTGGGAAGAACACCTTCCAAGCAAGGGAAGAGCGAAGCAGGAAACGAGAGACGACGGCCTGAGCGCGTGGGGAGCACGGACGGCCTCGGAACACACTGTGGAGGCTACGCCAGGCGGGTGGCTCGTCCCGGGGACCTGTCGGCCCTGGGGAGGCCACCGACACCTTACAGAGACGACAAGTGAGCCCCTTTACTGAAACCCCAGGGTGGGAACCTCTTCTGTCCGCCTTTCACGCCTGCATGTCCGAAATCACACGCAGGATGAAACCCAGGTCCTAAATAAGGCGTGGTGCTGGGTTCAAGGGTCAG belongs to Orcinus orca chromosome 10, mOrcOrc1.1, whole genome shotgun sequence and includes:
- the DUSP22 gene encoding dual specificity protein phosphatase 22 isoform X3, which gives rise to MGNGMNKILPGLYIGSFKDARDAEQLSKNQVTHILSVHDSARPALEGVKYLCIPAADSPSQNLIRHFKESIQFIHECRLRGEGCLVHCLAGVSRSVTLVVAYIMTVTDFGWEDALRTVRAGRSCANPNLGFQRQLQEFEEHQVCQFRQWLKEEYGESPLRDAEEARGILGKYKEQGRAEPPPGARRWGGLPASPPLAYGSCTTET
- the DUSP22 gene encoding dual specificity protein phosphatase 22 isoform X4, with the protein product MGNGMNKILPGLYIGSFKDARDAEQLSKNQVTHILSVHDSARPALEGVKYLCIPAADSPSQNLIRHFKESIQFIHECRLRGEGCLVHCLAGVSRSVTLVVAYIMTVTDFGWEDALRTVRAGRSCANPNLGFQRQLQEFEEHQVCQFRQWLKEEYGESPLRDAEEARGILATPGILKCWASVRRL